The following are encoded in a window of Gracilinanus agilis isolate LMUSP501 unplaced genomic scaffold, AgileGrace unplaced_scaffold39613, whole genome shotgun sequence genomic DNA:
- the LOC123255123 gene encoding solute carrier family 35 member E2B-like — MIMIFVGLMRFATVVLGLVSLKNVAVSFAETVKSSAPIFTVIMSRMILGEYTGLLVNLSLIPVMGGLALCTATEISFNVLGFSAALSTNIMDW, encoded by the exons ATGATAATGATATTTGTTGGACTAATGAG GTTTGCCACTGTGGTCTTGGGACTGGTCAGCTTGAAAAATGTGGCTGTTTCATTTGCCGAAACGGTGAAGAGCTCGGCTCCCATCTTTACGGTCATCATGTCCAGGATGATTTTGGGGGAATACACCG GCCTGCTGGTAAACCTGTCCCTCATCCCAGTTATGGGCGGCCTCGCACTCTGTACAGCTACTGAAATCAGCTTCAACGTCCTGGGTTTTTCTGCAGCTTTATCCACTAACATCATGGACTGGTGA